GATGGCAGAAGTGGGACATGAAGTCTGCTTAAACTGTCAGCTGACTCAACCAAAAGATGTTCTTCAGGTCACCTGGCAGAAACATTTacctgatggagagaagaatgTTTGTACTTTCAACAAGTACTTTGGTCAAAGAGTGAATCTTGACTTCAGAGATAAAGTGAAGTTTCAAGCTGCCGGACTGCAGAACAGCTCCATCGTCATCAGGAACGTGACGGAGCTGGATGAAGGCTGCTATGACTGCTTGTTTCACACCGACCTTGATGGTGCTCTCACAGGTTCAACCTGCCTCAGACTCTACGGTAAgaacctgaacacaacatgagagactttTCCATCATACTGCGATATATTCCAGCTGATCATTTTAACCTGTTTGACATGATTCATCTGCAACTTCATGCAAAACATGTTCACTTGTCTACCTGGTTAATAAGTGTTTAAATAAAGTACATGTTgtgtttattatattttatggCACAAAATGCATCAAAGTGATGAACATTTGCTCACcatgtatcaaatgtaaatgtcattGTACAACCTGCCTCAGACTTTACGGTAAGAGcctgaacacaacatgagagactttTCCTTCATAATCGTCTCTGTAGTGCAGCATAAAAACCCACTCGGCCAGTTTTAActtgtttcattgtttattttgtgcagcTCACCGTGCAGGTGGCTCTTGTGCCTCATACAATactgggggtgggggtgctTTGTAGTTTTCCCCACCTTCTGGAGAGCATCATGGTTGACGCTTTTCACCTTCCCTGGCGACAATGCGGCCAGTTaggatgctctcaatggtgcaCCTGGAGAAGTCTCAGTGTGTCCTGCAGTCCATGCCATTCTGCCTTCATGCTCACCACTCAGAGCTTTttgttcatgtcacatttttttttatatttcttcttGGCAGAGCTGCATGAACACATTCTTCATGTGAGAGAATCAAACTCTCCTGAAGAGGTAGTTGTGTCCTGCTCGGCCACAGGTCGACCTGCTCCCACAGTGAAGTTAAGAGTCCTGCAGAAAGACCTCCACCTCTCACCCTACAGCTCCGTCACCGTCGACAACAGCAACGGTACAGTGActgtcaccactgcagctgtgctgtcaggcttccatgacagcagcacacaggttgGATGTGCAGTGCGAGTGCTCTCTGGTCCTCAGATGGAGGCGTTTATGATGATTCCTGAGGTCAAACAGTCGTCCGCTGAAGGTGAGAAACACTTCCAAAGCCACACATTTATAGATTCATGGTTTTTTTGTGGCTCatgtcttttgttctttctcatATCAGGTTTTAATGTCCATGTCAGTAAAATCTGTTAAATTTTGGAGTAAGGATGCAGCTGAGGGCAGATgaagtgtgtgcagtgttttggtaaATCTTAGAGCCAGATTGAACAAGAAGTGGAAATCTTAAAACTTTCACATGTaaattactatttttttttttgaatgtatttttattttgtacacgcattttaataaaataccACTTTTAAGAATCTACGCCTCTAAACATCCAAATGGTTCTTATtatgtttttgcagtttttcagtgaaatcaggaaaatgttgttttgcgGCTTTTCTGTAATCCCTCTCAGTATATTTGAAGGTTTTAGAGTCAGATATCAGCCTGTGATCAGACACTGCTGATTTATTATCAGGAGCAAAACAAACCTTCATACCACGTGTAATAATACTTCAACGTACTCACAACACTTCAACACAGGTCGGCTGTAATTTAgaaccacctcctccactgtcacatgacctgttttttcctgtttgtattttctctggAGGACCATCAATATCAGTAATAATGTAACTACTTAACCAAGAGTCCCTGAATCCATGAATATCTATCCATGTAATAATATTCAACCACGTCAGTGTCTCATCTGTCACCTGTCAGGTAGAAATATTCCGTTTTATTCAATTCTTGTAGATTTCCGTTTTAACCCGGTATTAGTCCATAGCTTCTTTCTGATTGGTTCGGATGCACCATTACTGTGGCAGAGGGGACAGCAGGCTTCACGCGCTGTCTGTGTCGCGTTTTTAAACAGCTAATGGGcagttgctgattaattaacagtgttttatcatttcaaaataaaagctttatttatttgtttggatTGGTCGCCGCACTGTTGGTGAATGTGTGTTGATGTGACACGATGGACTCGCCCAGAAGTTCCCTGCGTACAGTGACAGCTTTCGTTTTTGAGCGTTGGCGCATCAGTGTGCGGACGGAGAAGACGTCAAGCAGAGTTTGTATGTCTGTAATTTGTGCGTTTGGACTCTTTCATGAAGGTGAGACACAGATGATATATTCATTTTATATAAGCCTGTGTTATTTATTAGTCTTTAactgaaagcacagctgtgtgactcctgtttgttctttgtgGACTGCAATAATTACATGACCTTTCTGGCGTTTAATGCTTTATCATTGGttgatgtttgctgttttatggtCTGTTTTGCAAAGAACATAAATAAGGACTTTTTCTTTTAAGTGTCACATGTCAAGACACTGGTGGAAAGAATAAATCATCCTCAAGCAGTTTAAAGTATTGAGATGATCAGATTATATGTGCAGTGACATGCAAAGATTTGGACACGctggtcaaaatgtctgtgactgtgaagaacaaagtgagtgaaagacTGTGAGGGTctctgcaaaaccttcagcttgatCCTCTTGAGGTGGTCCACTGTGGGTTTTGAGATGTGTTCaggatcattgtcctgttgtagaagccttcctgttttcatcttcagcttttttacagACGGTGTGATGTTTGTATCGAGAATGTGCTGATATGTAACACTTTGGCCTCTTTTCCTCGTTTTACAAGAAGCTCCTCTAAATACAACAGTGGTTGTTCAACAAATACCATAAAAGTATTCAATATTATTCCTGTTCCATGCTTAAATGTTACATATATACATTAAATTCAGTATTAACAGTAAACCTCTCTGCTGgataaacatgaacatgcaaCAGTGTTTGAGAGCAAGCTTTCTTTGGCAGGAGTCACAATCAGACAGTCAGATACTCTTGTTCatgcttttgccttttttccttcctgtagTTACACCACACGGCCACTGGAGGTCTCCCGTTAACCACAAACCTCTGTGGAGGCGTTAACGCAGGATTTTAGAGAAGTTCAGCAGGAGCCCTGAAATTTG
The sequence above is a segment of the Chaetodon auriga isolate fChaAug3 chromosome 23, fChaAug3.hap1, whole genome shotgun sequence genome. Coding sequences within it:
- the LOC143316180 gene encoding OX-2 membrane glycoprotein-like, which encodes MSGGVFLHLICAFGLFHEGQTALIQTQQTVMAEVGHEVCLNCQLTQPKDVLQVTWQKHLPDGEKNVCTFNKYFGQRVNLDFRDKVKFQAAGLQNSSIVIRNVTELDEGCYDCLFHTDLDGALTGSTCLRLYELHEHILHVRESNSPEEVVVSCSATGRPAPTVKLRVLQKDLHLSPYSSVTVDNSNGTVTVTTAAVLSGFHDSSTQVGCAVRVLSGPQMEAFMMIPEVKQSSAEGEKHFQSHTFIDSWFFCGSCLLFFLISGFNVHVSKIC